Genomic segment of Citrus sinensis cultivar Valencia sweet orange chromosome 7, DVS_A1.0, whole genome shotgun sequence:
CTAAGTGATTCCGAGATCATGGATAATCTATTGACATTGATCATTGCTGGCCAGACCACCACCGCCGCTGCTATGATGTGGAGTGTCAAGTTTCTCCACGACAATAGGGAAGCCCAGCAAAAACTAAGGGTGCTGACAATTTCAAGCCAACTTAGTTTCTTGGTTACTGCAGCTaccatacatacatacacacaacatatatatatatatatatatatatatatatatatatatatatatatatagagcgCTTCTCTGCTATGGATGCCCTTATCttctaaaatacaaatttactATATACACCATATGATATCTTagtattcttataatttttgttcaattaaCTAATACATCATATGATGTATacaatgaatttgtattttagaaAATGCGGACATTCGCACTTGAGAATATTGGTAAGAGTTTCCGCACTTTATTGAAGTGTGAGAAAGCTTTACACCATATGATATAATAGTTAattgagaatatatatatagagtcaTGCTCAGGTGCGGACATCAACATGTGAGCACCacaatatacatacatacatatatatatatatatatagtgcttttctaattttgaaatccgaaagaaaagaaatattttttttaatacacttaagaagttttaaattctttttcgaTCAGCAAGTTTATTATACtaattaatatgataattttataccacCGATCGGTGGACGACATTAATTTTGCCAGTTGTGGCAATAATGaacattatgaaattttgtgtatattttgtattttgtgaTGGAAGTACAGCTCAATAATGTGAAGATCCCTAACAATAAGTTACAGGAAGAACAACTGGCAATGATAAAAGACAAGGCTGATGGAGCCGCCCTTACCCTTGAAGATGTGAGCAGCATGTCTTATGGGTTAAAGGTTAGACATTCTAAACTGAACAGTTACATGTTCGAGAGAAATATTTCAAGCTATGTTGATCTACATTTTAGATGTCAAATACATAATTCCATATAAAAAGGCATTATCATCCGAGCAACTCTTGCAATGTTCTGCAGGTTGTCAAAGAAACACTAAGAATGTCAAATGTTTTGCTGTGGTATCCCCGTGTTGCACTTAATGACTGCACAATTGATGGCAAGTCACTTTAATGCTTTAAAGACTAAACTCAATTAAGGGCTTGTTTGGATTGAGGCGCCGTGACAtttaggttttaaattttattcgtTGTCAAAATCCAAATACTAGCTATCAAAGTTAAGTGGGTGGAACGTGGTAGATACGCTTCCTTTCTTCAGAAGAacctgaaaatgaaaaagccATTATTGTTGCTTGATTGTCTATGTTGTGATTGCAggttttgaaataaaaaaaggatgGCACGTTAACATTGATGCAGCTTATATACACTACGACCCAGCTTTATACAAGGACCCTGAGCAATTTAACCCTTCGAGATTTGAGGTAAGtggctttatttttttattctttttttcttaatattcgAAGTTTCTAACAGTTACAGAAGTATTTGGCGCAAGAGTTGAATATATCCAATCTTATTGTCTCCAGGAAATGCAGAAATCCTACAGTTTCATACCGTTTGGATCAGGACCAAGGACATGCTTAGGAATGAATATGGCAAAAGTAACAATGTTGATCTTTTTACACCGGCTGACGAGTGGTTACCTGTGAGTTATCTTTCACTGCAACTAAAAACCTTCTAACTCTAACCGAGGATAAAAGTCTCACTCACTCACTTCCCAATGTGTAGGTGGACAGTGGATGATCCAGATCTTAGCCTGGAAAAGAAGTCGCATATTCCTCGGCTGAGGAGTGGCTGTCCCATAACCCTAAAGCCCTTGAACAAGAGCAAATAAGCAAGAATGGTAAACAAGAGCAAATGAGCAAGAATAGCTTCAGATAATTATGCCACCATATGACAGTGCAAAAATGCCGGGCATCATTCAGAAATCAGATATATAGCAGAGCCGCTGGTTGAGGAAACCTGTAATGGCTTTAAATAAGTACTTCTTACCAAGGTAAAGAGCAGATCATCTGAAGATCTATTTCTGAATACATGCACCATTAGGGCTCCATCTATTTGATAAATGATAATCAATAAAGTATTAAgagcaaaaatatttaatctggttgtaaaatttaatgtgATTTCCTTGTTATTGATAGAGCCATCCATATAATCACAGGGCCTGTGGTTAGACTGGAATATTGTTTTTGTCCTGTTATCATATGTCATGCTTAGTAAAATGGCAAAGCCTGTCCAAATCAATCAGCATTATTCTCTATAAATCACAATGCCTTGACACTGTTCTTATCAAGTACATAATTCATGTAATACAAATACAACATGATAAACCAAAATgggaaaaatcaaacaaagagGAAAATAGGGAGAGAAGATAAACATAAACTAGGAGGACTCACGACAAATGGAGATTTCAAAGTTTACTTGATAGAAATTGATTTGTACTGGCGCATTGTGCTAGTTATCGCCTGTTCAACTGGTAGCCTCTCCATACTTGATGCACCGTAAAACCCATGTACTCCCTTGGTTCTCTTCAGTATGAACTCTGCCTCACTAGGACTAGATATAGGGCCTGTAATTTGCAACAGAAATCGCAGGTTGTTACATTATTCGATATCAAATGTACATATAATTCAGGTGTTGAAGGTAAATAGAGTACAagaattaaaaggaaaaaactatAACTCAAGGATTCAAGATTTCAAGTCAAAATGCACGCAAAGGAGCTGAAATTCCGGtcatattattgaaaaagcTTAGCAAGATGAATATGCTTAAGCGAAAGCTATAAAGAGAACAAGGCAAATAAGAGAGAACTTGAAAATCTACAGTTGATAAGGCTCTCATCCAAAAGTTGCACAATGGCTTTGTGTACAATGACAACCAATTAATTCATGGCTTCAATAATGATACAAAAGATGTTTAATATCTCAGGATTTGACATCAATGaattgtatttataaattcacaaattcaGAGAAACATAATTTGCACTAAGAAACAAGAGGCTTCCAAAATGTACCTCCATGGCAGAGAACGATAGCATTGGGATTGATCCTATGTGCAGCATCTGCTATAGCTTGAACACGATCAACACTTTCATCCAATGAGAGAGCTGTTTTTGCACCTATGGACCCAGAAGTAGTTAACCCCATATGAGCCACTATGATATCAGCACCAGCTTTAGCCATCTTCACAGCTTCACCTTCGTTGAAGGCATATGGGGTTGTCAAAAGACCCATCTTATGTGCTTTGTCAATCATCTCAACCTCCAATCTGATAATTAGGGAAGGAAAATTCTAGCTGTAAGAGgcatgataaattattttacaacaagAATATGAATAAAACATACTGTTTACAGCTTACCCATATCCCATTCCTGTCTCTTCCAGATTTTGTCTAAAATTACCGTCAAACAGCCCAACAGTTGGAAAATTTTGCACACCAAAGAACCCAATTGACTCCAACTGCTTCAAGAAGTAATCCACCCGGCGAAAAGGATCCGTTCCACATACGCCAGCAAGAACCGGTACCTCCTTGACCACCTACAATTTGTTGTGTGACTTCCATTAATAAGAAATGTCTGATAAGGGATTTGAAATCTGAAAACAGCACAATATCACCTCACtgggaaaattaaaaagagatgataattaacaaacaaatgaagttcaaagataaataattttgacgtATTCAACTATGCACTTGTATGTGTCCCCCTGTGAACAAGGGTACATGAAGATAGATAGGCCACAAGTCCCTGAATAATGGGAGCTTACAGGCAGCACTTCATTGGCCATTTCAAGAACAACTGCATTTGCATCAGCAAAAGGCAACAAGCCTGCTAAGGAGCCCCTTCCCGCCATGCGAAAGCGTCCTGAGTTGTACAATACTATCAGATCAACACCACCAGCTTCCTCAAACTTTGCTGATATTCCTGTCCCAGCACCAGCCCCAATTATGGGTAATCCTTTATCCATTTGATATTTCAGTTTCGACAATATTGCCTGAGTCCTTCGCAAAGTTTCTGTCACACATAGAGTTCATTACTGGTTAGGAGTGTCTGCGTTGACATACTGCATCCACCATCTAACTCCAcaattgaaaagaattttatgttgtttttattctCCATTTGTTAATTTTGACCAAAGGTAAATCTGTAtcatatcaaattaaatatgattagAGCTACAAAAGCTGGAGCTGTATATAGTAACTTATACTATCTTAAGGCTTCATTAAGATAAGTTCTCtttctcaaataaaaataaattcattgagctaatgtaatattttgtttggaaAAGTTATTATAATGTAACCTGGTCTGGCATCAGGGAAGTTGCTTGGGCTGTAGCATATGGTCCCATGGCTTGAGCTATATATGTTAGAAACAGAATCTTCATGGCGTTCACAAGAGACACGATGGGCAGAACTGAAAGCCATAAGATTCTTCCCActaatttctaaaaatgaaTCAACCAAAGCATCCGCAAACTCAGAGTCATTGATATTATGGGGGTATACCTTTACCTGTATAATGcatacattaaataaataaagaccATGAAAATGGATAACACATGAAATAATGTAGAACATAAAATCCAATAAAGAAAGAAGGTAGGGATTGTGATACAACATTTGATGAGCAATAATGACACCTGCCGATCTTTATTTGTCTGAATAAGAGTCCGTAGTTCACTTATAAGTGTGCCAGTTGCCTCAGGATCATAAAATGGCTTCCCTGGTGCATCCAAGGCTGAGATACCATTCTGCGGCAAGCAAAGACGAATCTTTGATGATGATTGATTCAGTTTATTTGCAATAAACGCAGCAAACTTCTTGTTCTCATCCACAGTGGTCCGCATGAGTGAGACCTGCAAAGGCAAGCATTACATATCAAAATTACAGAAGGCAAACTATCCTATCTATCTTAAGATTGTCAACCCAAGAAACACAAATTATAACTTTGCTCTGTTTAGACTCCAGATcagaaaaaagggaaaaatgaaATCACTACCATTGCAGTCAGAGAAAACCCAACTCATATGCTAGGCAATGCCATACAAATTATAAGAGAGATTTAAATTTGAGATTCATTACCTGTTGATTATGTACATGAATCTTCCGTCGTTGAAACTTCGAAGGTATGGTGTCTTTAGCTCCAAAGTTCACCATGTCCAAGGCACCCACACTCAGCACTAAAGGAATCTTCTTCTCTATGGTCGCATCAAATCGGGAACTGTCACATGCCATAACACCACCAACTACGTAATCTGCAACCTCAGTAGTTGTGATGTCCAATACAccctttatgaaattaaattaacattattcaggactaatgaatttaaattagCTGGTACACCAGCTTGACTCATACCAAACTTAGGTAGAAATTCCAGAAGGAAGATACAACACACAaccataaataaattgagGTGGTAAGTTATTACATTAAGGTGTGGCGTTAAATGTAAACATAAAATCTAATCCACAACTTGAGATAAACCATGCATGTTCATCACTATTAAACACTTGTAgtgtaaattgtaaaataccTGTATGAAGCCCTCTTTAACCAAAGCCTCCATAGCCCTGCCCCCAACTCCAGTGGCATGAAAAACCATAGTCTCATAACCTTCTTTTTCCAATCTTTCTTTCACAGCATTTACACATGGAGTTGTAACCCCAAACATGGTTATTCCAACAGtacatttttctttactaGCGCCGAAATCTCTCAACCTCTCTAGTCTCCCTACCACCATTCCAGCAAAAGCAGCTCCAGCATTCGCAAATACTACCCTACTAACGCTGTTAATCCCACAAACATCCACTACTGATGGAATCAAAATCAAGTCAGAGGTTCCAATATAAGGCTCAGTCTGACCGCTGGCAACAGTTGACACGATGACCTTTGGTAAACCAATGGGCAGAGATTTAAAAGCAGATGATATGAGAGATGTACCTCCACTGCCTCCCAGGCCAATGACTCCAGCAAGAACTTGATCCTCGATAgctatttgaagaaaattctCAAGAGCTTTACTCATAAAGCTAATAGCTTTACCTCTATCATCATCTAGCTCATCTGGAATTTTCCCATTGGACTCAGGTAAGCAAGAAAGCACAGCCTTTCTCTTCACAAACTTAAAATCCCCCACATTCTCTGTTTCTTTTCCACTAACAGACACATCAACCACCACAACGTCCACCTGTTTTCaacaattaagaatttttattttggttacaGTCAACTTTAgaacaattattaaatgtaaTGAACGCATACCAACAAATGTTACCTTGGAAGAGGAGTTGTTGGAGAAGGTGGCAAGATTGGATCGAACAGATCCAGAAAGAAACTGAAGCTCCTCCAATTTTGTATCGGCAGTTCCGATACAGAAAACTCTGGGAATTTTATCGGCCATTTGTTTTAGTATCTTCGTTTAGTTTACTTGATCTGGAATTGGttgatcataaaataaaaaagttttggCAAATTATCTACAGGGAGGTGCAAGTAGTAGGTAATATTCTACATCGTGTACTAACCACAACTGCTAATATAGTTTATAGGAGGGAGGAGTTTAGGAGTCAAATGTCATTAAGTCATAACAATAACAACTCACCCAGAAGggggttttttatttaaatgccCCCAATTCACCTTCAAATACCAAATTTATATCCTATTACATACATATACCCCATGAAGATAggaaaagtcaaaaataaCCTTAAAAAACCAAGAATTCACATCTTTTTTCCCCCCATGGCTTCTCTTTTTCGGACTTCTCTCACCattctctatttttcttctcaacATTTccctctttattttcttctcttctcgCCATTTTCCCTCTTTGACAGTTTCCTTCGATCTCTCCATTTCATTATTTGATAGTTTCCTTACTTGACTTTAGCTCCAATATAAaggtttttgataaaaataaacagtTAAGAAGGTGCATTATCAAGGTATGTTTGAAATACATTCTATTTATATGGTTATgttttgatttcatttcattataAGTATTCTTGCTAatgatttatgaattttagtagtacattatttattttttgtgcttgcacacacacactatttCATAGAATGTATGGATTTAAGACTACATTTAAGTTTTGAGTGATTGAAGAATCAGTGCAGGAAGAAGTCGGGTACGAAGTCGGGTAAATCGAGAATTTAGTCCAGTAAGAATTGGAGATAAGTAAGTCGAGTATATGGTCGGGTAAGAAGTCgagtaagaatattaaatgagtcgagtaagcatattaaataagtcgaGTATATGGTCGGGTAAAAAGTCgagtaagaatattaaatgagtcgagtaagcatattaaataagtcgaGTATATGGTCGGGTAAAAAGTCgagtaagaatattaaatgagtcgagtaagcatattaaataagtcgaGTATATGGTCGGGTAAGAAGTCgagtaagaatattaaatgagtcgagtaagcatattaaataagtcgaGTATATGGTCGGGTAAGAAGTCgagtaagaatattaaatgagtagagtaagcatattaaataagtcgaGTATTAATGGTCAAGTAATAAGTCGGGTAAGTACATTGAGTTgagtattaatatttttaaagaagtcAAGTATGGAGTCTGGTAAGTTGAGCATTCAATCGAGTAAGAAATGAAGGCAATTGAATAAGTCGAGTATTTAGTCCAGTATAAAGTCGGGTATAAAGTCTGGTAAGTTGACCATTTAGTCGAGTAAGAAGTTAAGGCAATTGAATAAGTCGAGTATCTAGTCGAGTACAAAGTCGAGTATGAAGTCTGGTAAGTTGAGCATTCATTCGAGtaagaagtaaatgcattgaATAAGTCGAGTATGTAGTCCAGTACAAAGTCCGGTATGAAGTCTGGTAAGTTAAGCATTCAGTCGAGTAAGAAGTGAATGCATTGAATAAGTCGAGTATCTAGTCGAGTACTAAGTCAGGAATGAAGTCTGGTAAGTTGAGCATTTAGTCGAGTAAGAAATGAAGACAATTGAATAAGTCGAGTATTTAGTCGAGCGCGAAGTCGAGTAAGTGGATTGAATAAGTATAGTAAGAAGTCGGGTAAGTCGAGAATTTTGATGAGTAAGAAATGAGTTGAGTAAGTCAAGTAAGAAGTCGAGTTAGTGTGTTGAATGTCGAGTAATAAGTCGAGTAATAAGGTCGAGTAAGTCACTAGATCCATATTTTTTGTactaaaatttttctaatgatgGTAGTGTCTTCACTCATTAATGGCAATTGTACGTGTTCCTATATTGTATAATGGTGAATGGACTCAGGAAAATGGTGAATATAGATTTACCGGTACTCAGATACGGGGTATTAAAGTACCACATTCAACTACACTTGAGCAACTTGTCGAAAAAGTGGCAGAAGTGATTTCTATTGATCTTTCTGAATTTGTTATTAGCATGAAGTTCAAGTTCAAAACATCGTCAGAGCCTTTGCCACCTATGGAAATTTTGAATGATTGTGatgtagaattttttttggaagaagCTAATAGCGGTTTCAGAAATCCTCTATGCATCACTTATGAACGTAGAGTAAATATTATCGAGCGTAATGGCGATATAAGGGCAGAGAATAGTCCACCTGCAAGACACCTTTCTTGGGAGGAGAGTCACTATTATCCAACCGTTGATTTATCAGCTTCCTAACCTGAAGTTGACAGAGTTAGAATAGaagatgatatttttattcctCATCCAACAGAGGTCTATCTTGATGTCGAAGACAGAATGGTACCGGATATTGAAGCACGAACTGTCCATCTTGATGCCGAAGACATGACACTACCGAATATTGAAGCAAGAACTGATAGTCCACCGGTGTTGACCATAATTCAGCCACGGTGTAGTAACAACTATTTGCCGAGACTTGGTTTGCTGGCTAGTAGTAATTCAATAAGCACAAATGAATCGTTCGTTAGTGTTGATAATTTAGCATCAAATGAAGTTGGTGATGATAGCGATGGATTTATGGAAAGACAACAATTTTGTTCCAAAGAGGTCTTGCAAGGCAAGCTCAGTGCATATGCTATAGcaagaaattttgaatataaaacctttaagTCTGGTAAGAATCTACTTGTTGTCACTTGCGTGGATAAAAACTGTAAATGGCGTCTTCGTGCTGTTAAGGTCAATAATTGTGGTATGTTCGAAATTAGGAAGTATTGCCATGTACATtcttgttcccatgatgtttCGAAGAAAGATCATCGCCAAGCTTCTACGAAACTAATTGCCCAAAATATTCAGTTTAAGTATGAtggttcatcttcttcatataGGGCTGCAAACATTAGGCAGGATTTTCAACAATAATATGGTTACGATATAAGTTATCACAAAGCATGGAGAGCAAGGGAATGTGCAATGCAAATTGTTCGAGGTTCACCTGAAGAGTCTTACAAATTGCTTCCACAATATATGGCAATGCTTGAGAAAAAGAATCTTGGGGCTCGAACTTTCCTTGAGATTGATAACATAAATCACTTCAAGTATTTCTTCATGGCAATAGGTAGTTCTTTTAGGGGATTTTCTTCTTCCATTAGGCCAGTTATTGCAGTTGATGGTACCTTTTTCAAAGGAAAATATAAAGGAACTATGTTCATTGCCATATGCAAGGATGGTAACAATCAGATTTATCCATTAGCTTTCGGTGTCGGTGATAGTGAGAACGATGCATCTTGGTTGTGGTTTTTCACAAAGTTGAGGGAATCAATTGGGGAAGTTGAAAATTTAGTTTTCATTTCTGACCGCCATCCAAGTATTAAGAAATCTGTATCTACTGTGTTCCCGAATGCAACCTATGGAGTTTGTACATACCACTTAAAGCAAAACCTTAGGACTCACTTTAAAGATGTTGATGTTGGTGGTATATTTGAAGCGGCTTTAAAAGTTTATCGACTAACACACTTCACATATTATATGAATGAGATATACAAGGTCAGCGAAGCAGTTGGAAAGTATCTTGAGGAGGCAGGAATTGATAAGTGGGCATGTTCGCACTTTGATGGACGACGTTACAGTATTATGAATACCAATATTGCTGAATGCATGAatggaattttaaaatctgaTCGATTGTTACCTATTCATAAACTAATGGATGGGATAATTGACAAACTACGAGAGTGGTTTTGTAAGCGTCGTGAAGAGGCTGCGGCTACAAATAGTCGACTGACAAAATGAGCAGATAAGGTAGTGAGAAGTAGACAAATTGCCTCTCAAAATTTTCGAGTGATCaacttaaatctatatgaatttattgttaaagATGGTGATCTTGATGGGCATGTGAACATGTTAGAGAAAACTTGCACTTGTCGGGAATTCCAACTTGAACAATTACCATGTGTACATGCTGTGGCGATGTGTAGGCATCGGGATTTTTCAATCTATGATTACTGCTCCCATTACTATTCAAGTGATGCATAGGTGTTAGCATATTCTGAGACTATTTATCCTGTTGGTCCTCAAGAGGGGTGGGATGTTTCTGGTGATGTATGTGCCCGCGAAGTACATCCTCCTCAAGAAAAGCGGTCAAGTGGGCgtccaaaaaataatagaataccATCTAGGGGTGAGGAAAAGGTGCCTCGTAAATGCAGTCGGTGTGGTGGTCGTGGACACAATCGACTCAAATGCATGACGCCAATGTCGTTACATGAGTGATAccttgttttaaatttatatgcaATGTAAATATCTCAATTCTTGGTattcatttatgttttatttatttcgttAATGTTGTTTAAATATGTACTAAATTTAACATTATGTGTACAGGGCTTGACGAAGGATTTAGCTTGTATGTTGTCTTTAAATGGTGGCATCGTAGATTTTTGGGTTATGGCTTGAGTTCTTGGAGCAATTAAAGGACTATGCTAAGTCATTGTATAAGGATTTTCGTATTGAAATTGCAGAAGGATGAATTTACTAGTTGCTATTTAATGTTTCCTGGATAAagattaatttactagttgtTATTTACTAGTTGAAATTGTATAAGGATGAAATACAATTGTATTTAATGTTTCCTGGATAATTTAAAGTTGTTACAGATACTATTTCATGGTCAGTTATTACAGATAATATTTAGTAGCTATTACATTTTTTGATAGATGATTACATATTAATACAATCAAAGTCGAGTATTCTCGACTTTGAACCCGACTTTTATATTATAGTCGAGTATTCTCGAGCTCAATCCCGACTGCACTGAAAAAAGTCAAGTATTTTCTGTTATTTACCCGACTTCGATGAAAGTCGAGTATTCTCGACCTCATACCCGACTTTGATGAAATAAGttgatttttcattcaatCTGACGTAATGTTACATTAAAAGCCGAGTATTCTCGACCTCATACCCGACTTTGATGAGTCgagaattttcattcaatctGACATAATGTTACTTTAAAAGCCGAGTATTCTCGACCTCATACCCGACTTTGATGAGAGGAGAATTTTCGTTCAATGTTAGAGAATATTGCAATA
This window contains:
- the LOC102615176 gene encoding toMV susceptible protein tm-1(GCR26); protein product: MADKIPRVFCIGTADTKLEELQFLSGSVRSNLATFSNNSSSKVDVVVVDVSVSGKETENVGDFKFVKRKAVLSCLPESNGKIPDELDDDRGKAISFMSKALENFLQIAIEDQVLAGVIGLGGSGGTSLISSAFKSLPIGLPKVIVSTVASGQTEPYIGTSDLILIPSVVDVCGINSVSRVVFANAGAAFAGMVVGRLERLRDFGASKEKCTVGITMFGVTTPCVNAVKERLEKEGYETMVFHATGVGGRAMEALVKEGFIQGVLDITTTEVADYVVGGVMACDSSRFDATIEKKIPLVLSVGALDMVNFGAKDTIPSKFQRRKIHVHNQQVSLMRTTVDENKKFAAFIANKLNQSSSKIRLCLPQNGISALDAPGKPFYDPEATGTLISELRTLIQTNKDRQVKVYPHNINDSEFADALVDSFLEISGKNLMAFSSAHRVSCERHEDSVSNIYSSSHGTICYSPSNFPDARPETLRRTQAILSKLKYQMDKGLPIIGAGAGTGISAKFEEAGGVDLIVLYNSGRFRMAGRGSLAGLLPFADANAVVLEMANEVLPVVKEVPVLAGVCGTDPFRRVDYFLKQLESIGFFGVQNFPTVGLFDGNFRQNLEETGMGYGLEVEMIDKAHKMGLLTTPYAFNEGEAVKMAKAGADIIVAHMGLTTSGSIGAKTALSLDESVDRVQAIADAAHRINPNAIVLCHGGPISSPSEAEFILKRTKGVHGFYGASSMERLPVEQAITSTMRQYKSISIK
- the LOC112498962 gene encoding uncharacterized protein LOC112498962, with protein sequence MQIVRGSPEESYKLLPQYMAMLEKKNLGARTFLEIDNINHFKYFFMAIGSSFRGFSSSIRPVIAVDGTFFKGKYKGTMFIAICKDGNNQIYPLAFGVGDSENDASWLWFFTKLRESIGEVENLVFISDRHPSIKKSVSTVFPNATYGVCTYHLKQNLRTHFKDVDVGGIFEAALKVYRLTHFTYYMNEIYKVSEAVGKYLEEAGIDKWACSHFDGRRYSIMNTNIAECMNGILKSDRLLPIHKLMDGIIDKLREWFYGDLDGHVNMLEKTCTCREFQLEQLPCVLAYSETIYPVGPQEGWDVSGDVCAREVHPPQEKRSSGRPKNNRIPSRGEEKIFGLWLEFLEQLKDYAKSLYKDFRIEIAEG